A window of the Gossypium hirsutum isolate 1008001.06 chromosome A03, Gossypium_hirsutum_v2.1, whole genome shotgun sequence genome harbors these coding sequences:
- the LOC107887110 gene encoding pumilio homolog 5, with translation MATESPMRMIESSGATKWRTSKDALVFDSQLKDMEVEELTMLLKGQKIRGDQTDTVPNRSGSAPPSMEGSFTALGNLLAQKNTSLTSSLASLSSVIDKCESEEQLRSHPAYFAYYCSNINLNPRLPLPLISHENRRLARHIGGFGSNWRATSVDDSGNGSLPFYRTSLTTHKEEVEDDRSSPIQALDKWAEDSNEPLLEQDLASFPGRHKSLVDLIQEDFPRTPSPVYSQSRSSGITTADEPIDHDVNAISSNFSSINSSSKVPESVVRSSDACMDTNAPDAHAISLIPHKDSSETSIQSSQCPEQVVRLSTSSKNDTNVKDAKSDADSSGDVSQSVILSTVESRMRQKQEAQQSHGRNMPQEYYSSIQPASPHQAQGLPAQASSQGLSHLYSHSRFSSVASQPLLHSSGLTLPMYATAAPYMTSANPLYANFQPSGLYASQYNIGGYPLNPAFLPPFMGGYPSHAAISLPFDSTASGSSFNNRTYGASTGENTPHTSDLQHLGHFYGQHGLVLPPSLVDPLHMQYLPHSFSSTYGASVQHGHLSSTGASGGQIDSFVQKESSGAAYIGDPKVQPPINGRLSIPNPGKVGSIGGGFYGGHHSMGVIAQYPTSPVASPLMPSSPVGGMTPLGRRNETRFPPKAGPYSAWQGQRVSSFEDSKRHSFLEELKSSNARKFELSDIFGRIVEFSVDQHGSRFIQQKLEHCCIEDKEFVYKEVLPHASRLMTDVFGNYVIQKFFEHGSCEQRNELSDQLVGNMLNFSLQMYGCRVIQKALEVIDLDKKTRLVQELDGHVMKCVRDQNGNHVIQKCIECIPTDRIGFIISAFRGQVATLSTHPYGCRVIQRVLEHCSNKLQSKCIIDEILDAAYDLSQDQYGNYVTQHVLERGKPHERSHIISKLTGKIVQMSQHKYASNVVEKCLEYDDGAEREHLVEEIIGQSDENDSLLTMMKDQFANYVVQKVLEVSNDRQRELLLDRVRVHLNALKKYTYGKHIAARFEQLLGEESDASASGH, from the exons GAAACCTTTTGGCTCAAAAGAACACTAGCCTGACTTCAAGCCTGGCAAGCTTGAGCAGTGTCATTGACAAGTGTGAGTCTGAGGAGCAACTGCGTTCTCATCCAGCTTATTTTGCTTACTATTGCTCCAACATTAACTTAAATCCAAGGCTTCCACTGCCCCTCATCTCACATGAAAACCGACGCTTGGCACGCCATATTGGTGGTTTCGGTAGTAACTGGAGAGCAACATCTGTGGATGATAGTGGCAATGGGTCGTTACCTTTTTATCGAACTTCACTCACTACACATAAGGAGGAAGTTGAGGATGATAGATCATCCCCTATACAAGCTTTAGACAAGTGGGCAGAAGATAGTAATGAGCCTTTGCTTGAACAAGACTTAGCATCTTTCCCTGGTCGCCACAAGAGTTTGGTTGATCTGATACAG GAAGACTTCCCCCGCACCCCTTCACCTGTGTATAGTCAGTCACGTTCATCAGGCATCACCACAGCAGATGAACCAATAGATCATGATGTTAATGCCATCTCGTCAAATTTTTCTTCCATTAACTCTTCTTCAAAAGTACCTGAATCGGTCGTGCGTTCTTCTGATGCCTGCATGGATACAAATGCCCCGGATGCTCATGCTATTAGTTTGATACCCCACAAGGATTCTTCAGAGACCTCTATTCAGAGCTCGCAATGTCCTGAACAGGTGGTTAGATTATCAACATCTTCAAAAAATGATACCAATGTGAAAGATGCTAAGTCAGATGCGGATTCCTCTGGTGATGTTTCACAATCTGTCATACTTTCCACTGTAGAGTCCAGAATGAGGCAAAAACAAGAAGCACAGCAGTCTCATGGAAGGAATATGCCTCAAGAATATTATTCATCCATTCAACCAGCTTCTCCACATCAGGCCCAAGGACTTCCAGCACAGGCCAGTTCTCAAGGATTGAGCCATCTGTATAGCCATTCTAGGTTCTCTTCTGTGGCATCACAACCATTATTGCATTCTTCTGGACTCACGCTTCCCATGTATGCAACAGCAGCACCATATATGACTTCTGCAAACCCACTTTATGCCAATTTTCAGCCATCTGGTCTATATGCTTCACAATACAATATCGGTGGATATCCATTGAATCCTGCATTTCTTCCCCCATTTATGGGTGGATACCCTTCTCATGCTGCTATTTCTTTGCCATTTGACTCTACTGCTTCTGGTTCAAGCTTCAATAATCGAACTTATGGTGCTTCAACTGGGGAAAACACTCCTCATACAAGTGATTTACAGCATCTTGGCCACTTCTATGGGCAGCATGGATTAGTGCTGCCACCTTCCTTAGTCGATCCACTTCATATGCAATACCTCCcacattcgtttagcagcacataTGGTGCTTCTGTTCAGCATGGTCATTTGTCATCAACTGGTGCTTCTGGGGGCCAAATTGATTCTTTTGTGCAGAAAGAGTCAAGTGGTGCTGCTTATATTGGAGATCCAAAAGTTCAGCCTCCTATTAATGGGAGGCTAAGCATTCCAAATCCTGGGAAAGTTGGAAGTATTGGTGGTGGCTTTTATGGAGGTCACCACAGCATGGGTGTTATTGCCCAATACCCTACATCACCAGTTGCTAGTCCGCTGATGCCATCATCACCGGTAGGTGGAATGACTCCTCTAGGTCGCAGAAATGAAACTAGGTTTCCTCCAAAAGCAGGACCTTATTCTGCATGGCAAGGACAGAGAGTCAGCAGCTTTGAGGACTCCAAAAGGCATTCCTTTCTCGAAGAACTGAAATCCAGCAATGCCCGAAAATTTGAGCTCTCTGATATATTTGGTCGTATAGTTGAATTCAG TGTTGATCAACATGGGAGTCGATTTATCCAGCAGAAGCTGGAGCATTGCTGTATTGAGGACAAGGAGTTTGTTTACAAAGAAGTCCTTCCGCATGCTTCAAGATTAATGACTGATGTTTTTGGTAATTACGTCATTCAAAAG TTCTTTGAGCATGGGAGTTGCGAGCAGCGAAATGAACTTTCTGATCAACTGGTTGGAAATATGTTAAACTTTAGTCTGCAAATGTATGGTTGTCGTGTGATACAGAAG GCGTTGGAAGTGATTGATCTTGATAAAAAAACCCGACTTGTTCAGGAGCTTGATGGTCATGTTATGAAATGTGTACGTGATCAAAATGGGAATCACGTCATACAAAAGTGTATAGAGTGTATCCCTACTGATAGAATTGGGTTTATTATTTCGGCATTTCGTGGTCAAGTTGCCACCCTTTCTACTCATCCCTATGGTTGCCGTGTCATTCAG AGAGTTTTGGAGCATTGTTCAAACAAACTGCAAAGCAAATGCATCATTGATGAAATTTTGGATGCTGCTTACGACCTTTCTCAAGATCAGTATGGAAATTATGTTACACAG CATGTTTTGGAGAGGGGAAAGCCGCATGAAAGGAGCCACATTATTAGCAAGTTGACTGGGAAAATTGTACAAATGAGTCAACATAAATATGCATCAAATGTTGTTGAGAAGTGCTTGGAGTATGATGATGGTGCTGAACGAGAGCATTTGGTTGAGGAGATAATCGGACAGTCTGATGAAAATGACTCTTTATTG ACTATGATGAAGGACCAATTTGCAAATTATGTGGTCCAGAAGGTTCTTGAAGTAAGCAATGATAGGCAACGGGAACTATTACTGGATCGTGTAAGAGTTCATCTTAATGCTTTGAAGAAATATACTTACGGGAAACACATTGCTGCTAGGTTTGAGCAACTGCTTGGTGAAG AAAGCGATGCCTCAGCCTCGGGGCATTAG